The Solanum lycopersicum chromosome 9, SLM_r2.1 genome window below encodes:
- the LUG2 gene encoding transcriptional corepressor LEUNIG_HOMOLOG, protein MAQSNWEADKMLDVYIHDYLLKRKLHNSAKAFMTEGKVATDPVAIDAPGGFLFEWWSVFWDIFIARTNEKHSEAAAAYIETQQMKAREHQHQQQLQMQQLQLMQQRNAQLQRRDPNHSPHGGPINAINSEGMMGQPSASVLAMKMYEERMKHPQSMDSETSSALIDPNRMALLKSATNHQGQLVQGNSGNMLQQIQGRPQMPTDIKGEVNLGGTHKSLPMDPSSIYGQAILQSKAGLGAGLNQGGTTLPLKGWPLTGIDQVRPSLGLQVQKPNIQTQNQFLLASQQQQVLAQAQAQGNLGNSPNYGFGGLPRGNFNAKDGQPPRNDGSICSPVQSNSPKMKMSQMQHSSSQQQDQLQQQQQQLQQTNRKRKQHSSSGHANSTGTGNTVGPSPSSPQSTHTPGDGMTSMSKGLIMYGEGTGGIASSTNQLDDLEPFGDIDNVESFLSQDGGDGNIYGSLKQTLTEHKPETSKGFSFGEVGCIRTRNKVTCCHFSSDGKLLASAGHDKKAVLWNMDTLQTETTPEEHQYLITDIRFRPNSSQLATASFDKSVRLWDASNPSYCLHAYTGHSYHVMSLDFHPKKNDLFCFCDSNNEIRYWSISPFSCTRVSKQGGSAQVRFQPMTGRLLAAASDKMVSVFDVENDRQIHSFQGHPGVVNYLCWDLNGELLASVSEESVKVWSLATGDCIHELSSTGNQFHSCVFHPSYPALLVIGGMRSLELWDMVENKSMTVPAHENIIAALAQSPATGMVGSASHDSSVKLWK, encoded by the exons ATGGCGCAGAGTAATTGGGAAGCAGATAAGAT GCTGGATGTTTACATTCATGACTATCTGCTGAAACGAAAGCTGCATAATTCTGCAAAAGCATTCATGACAGAAGGAAAGGTTGCTACTGATCCTGTAG CTATTGATGCACCTGGAGGATTTCTTTTTGAATGGTGGTCTGTGTTTTGGGACATTTTCATTGCAAGGACAAATGAAAAACATTCCGAGGCAGCAGCAGCGTACATAGAG ACTCAACAAATGAAAGCAAGGGAGCATCAGCATCAACAGCAGTTACAAATGCAGCAATTGCAACTGATGCAACAACGAAATGCACAGTTACAGCGAAGGGATCCAAATCATTCCCCTCATGGTGGTCCTATAAATGCTATCAACTCCGAAGGTATGATGGGGCAGCCATCTGCCAGTGTATTGGCAATGAAAATGTACGAGGAACGAATGAAGCATCCTCAGTCCATGGACTCGGAAACATCTTCAGCACTTATTGATCCCAATAGGATGGCACTTCTAAAGTCAGCAACTAATCATCAAGG CCAGTTGGTACAAGGAAATTCAGGGAACATGTTGCAGCAAATACAAGGAAGGCCTCAGATGCCAACT GATATTAAAGGGGAAGTGAACTTGGGTGGCACTCACAAGTCTTTGCCCATGGATCCTTCATCAATTTATGGGCAAGCGATTCTTCAGTCAAAGGCTGGTCTTGGTGCAG GGTTGAACCAAGGTGGCACTACTCTACCATTGAAGGGTTGGCCTTTAACA GGAATTGATCAGGTAAGGCCAAGCTTGGGTTTGCAAGTACAAAAACCCAACATACAGAcccaaaatcaatttcttttgGCATCACAACAACAACAGGTCTTAGCTCAAGCTCAAGCCCAAGGTAACCTTGGAAACTCACCTAATTATGGGTTTGGTGGATTACCTAGAGGGAACTTTAATGCCAAAGATGGTCAGCCCCCTAGAAATGATGGATCCATTTGCTCTCCAGTACAGTCGAATTCCCCAAAG ATGAAAATGTCCCAAATGCAGCACTCTTCGTCTCAACAACAGGACCAGttgcagcagcagcagcaacaactGCAACAG ACCAACAGAAAAAGGAAGCAACATTCGTCTTCGGGACATGCTAATAGTACTGGCACTGGTAACACAGTTGGCCCTTCACCAAGTTCACCACAATCAACTCATACCCCAGGTGATGGAATGACTAGCATGTCAAAAGGTTTGATAATGTATGGAGAGGGAACTGGCGGAATTGCATCCTCTACAAATCAGCTG GATGACTTAGAGCCTTTTGGAGACATTGATAATGTGGAATCATTTCTGTCACAAGACGGAGGAGATGGAAACATCTATGGATCATTGAAGCAAACTCTTACTGAGCACAAGCCTGAAACCTCAAAAG GTTTCTCCTTTGGTGAAGTTGGTTGTATACGCACGAGAAATAAAGTGACTTGCTGTCATTTCTCATCAGATGGGAAGTTACTTGCTAGTGCTGGACATGACAAGAAG GCTGTTCTTTGGAACATGGATACTCTACAAACAGAGACCACGCCTGAGGAACATCAGTACTTGATTACAGATATCCGCTTCCGGCCTAATTCTTCTCAACTTGCAACTGCTTCATTTGACAAGTCTGTGAGATTATGGGACGCAAGcaat CCTAGCTATTGTTTGCATGCTTACACGGGGCATAGTTATCATGTTATGTCGTTGGATTTTCATCCTAAAAAGAACGACCTATTCTGTTTCTGCGATAGCAACAATGAAATTCGCTACTGGAGTATTAGTCCATTTTCTTGTACTCGGGTGTCCAAG CAAGGAGGAAGCGCACAAGTGAGGTTTCAACCAATGACTGGGCGTTTGTTGGCTGCCGCTTCAGATAAGATGGTTTCAGTCTTTGATGTCGAAAATGACAGGCAAATTCATTCTTTCCAG GGGCATCCTGGAGTGGTGAACTACCTGTGTTGGGATCTCAATGGTGAGTTACTGGCATCAGTCAGTGAGGAGTCTGTCAAAGTGTGGTCATTGGCCACCGGTGACTGCATTCATGAGCTAAGTTCTACTGGGAATCAGTTTCACTCGTGTGTTTTTCATCCTAGTTATCCTGCTCTATTGGTGATTGGAGGAATGAGG TCTCTGGAGCTGTGGGACATGGTTGAGAACAAAAGCATGACGGTTCCAGCACATGAGAACATTATCGCTGCACTAGCACAGTCACCGGCGACTGGAATGGTTGGCTCTGCAAGTCATGACAGTTCGGTCAAGTTATGGAAATAG